A genomic window from Populus alba chromosome 19, ASM523922v2, whole genome shotgun sequence includes:
- the LOC140955058 gene encoding uncharacterized protein: MIQKLGIEETEASQMNGVLYESYGTSMAALKVMILTAMTITGTKFVHGRLPFERLKPDHIFSDADQAHVAEVLSSSSFEALMIPLITKTSMLVMKLEFGYTSKSQILDIIEHPWPSNPV; encoded by the exons ATGATTCAGAAGCTTGGTATAGAAGAAACTGAAGCCTCTCAAATGAATGGTGTTCTGTACGAGAGTTATGGCACATCCATGGCTGCTCTCAAGGTTATGATTTTGACAGCCATGACTATCACAGGCACCAA ATTTGTTCATGGGAGATTGCCATTCGAGAGGCTAAAGCCTGATCAT ATATTCTCAGATGCCGATCAAGCACATGTGGCTGAAGTTCTCAGCAGTTCAAGCTTTGAGGCCCTAATGATCCCTTTAATTACGAAGACATCAATGCTTGTGATGAAATTGGAGTTCGGCTATACATCCAAAAGCCAAATTCTTGACATCATTGAACATCCTTGGCCGTCTAATCCTGTTTGA
- the LOC118034700 gene encoding RING-H2 finger protein ATL74 — protein sequence MIIAMFALHHRPHRLLLETESSTQSAANGSRTRNIYNSEANFDTNMVIILAALLCALICALGLNSIVRCAIRCSRRFTFETPDQTAAHMAATGLKKSALRRIPVIIYGVAGIHLIATDCAICLGEFIGGEKVRVLPKCNHGFHVRCIDTWLVSHSSCPTCRQSLLEQPASSDATEIEVGIRHPGHDVPVAGDHEAG from the coding sequence ATGATAATAGCTATGTTTGCTCTACATCATCGTCCACACCGGCTACTCCTGGAGACAGAATCAAGCACCCAATCTGCAGCAAATGGAAGCAGGACACGCAACATATACAACAGTGAGGCCAATTTTGATACCAACATGGTGATCATCTTGGCAGCTTTGCTTTGTGCATTAATTTGTGCTCTTGGACTAAATTCTATAGTACGATGCGCCATACGCTGTAGCAGGAGGTTTACTTTTGAGACTCCTGATCAGACTGCAGCACATATGGCAGCAACGGGCCTCAAAAAGAGCGCATTGCGACGAATCCCGGTGATTATATACGGGGTGGCAGGGATACATTTAATCGCTACAGATTGTGCAATTTGCCTTGGTGAGTTCATAGGTGGTGAGAAAGTACGAGTTTTGCCCAAATGTAACCATGGATTTCATGTTAGGTGCATAGACACATGGTTGGTATCACACTCCTCCTGTCCAACTTGCCGGCAGTCACTACTTGAGCAACCAGCAAGTTCTGATGCCACAGAAATTGAAGTTGGGATTAGACATCCGGGACATGATGTTCCTGTTGCTGGAGATCACGAAGCTGGTTGA
- the LOC118034701 gene encoding chalcone isomerase-like protein 2 yields MGTEMVNVDEIPFPPQIAITTKPLSLLGHGITDIEIHFLQIKFTAIGVYLEPEIVGHLQQWKGKPGNELAENDDFFEALIAAPVEKFLRVVVIKEIKGSQYGVQLESVVRDRLAEADKYEEEEEEALEKIVEFFQSKYMKKNSIITFYFPSTSPTAEIGFATEGKEESKIKVENANVVEMIKKWYMGGSRGVSATTISSLANTISTELAK; encoded by the exons A TGGGCACGGAAATGGTTAACGTTGATGAGATCCCTTTCCCTCCACAGATTGCAATTACAACGAAGCCATTATCTCTGCTTGGTCATG GAATTACCGACATCGAAATACACTTTCTCCAAATTAAGTTCACTGCAATTGGAGTTTACTTGGAGCCTGAAATCGTGGGCCACTTGCAACAATGGAAGGGGAAACCTGGAAACGAGCTAGCAGAAAATGATGATTTCTTTGAAGCCCTGATTGCcg CTCCCGTTGAGAAATTCCTGAGGGTCGTGGTGATCAAGGAGATCAAAGGCTCCCAATATGGAGTGCAGCTAGAGAGCGTGGTAAGGGACCGATTAGCAGAGGCTGACAAAtacgaggaggaggaggaggaagccCTGGAGAAGATCGTTGAATTCTTCCAGTCAAAGTACATGAAGAAAAACTCCATAATCACATTTTATTTTCCATCAACATCACCTACAGCTGAG ATTGGATTTGCCACGGAAGGGAAGGAAGAGTCGAAAATCAAGGTGGAGAACGCAAATGTTGTGGAGATGATCAAGAAATGGTACATGGGTGGAAGCAGAGGGGTTTCAGCTACAACCATATCCTCCCTTGCTAACACCATTTCGACAGAGCTGGCTAAATGA